A stretch of Myxococcus hansupus DNA encodes these proteins:
- a CDS encoding dihydrolipoyl dehydrogenase family protein, which yields MADAFDVVVIGAGPAGEVAGARAAEAGLSVALVEHELLGGECSYWACIPSKALLRPGDARWLAEHAAGVRETLKGPIDARAVLAQRDAMVSHYNDDSQVKWAEDAKLKVIRGTGKLTGPRKVRVESKDGTVRELEARKAVVLATGSRPRIPDVPGLRDAKPWDNRQGTGAQQVPKRLVVLGGGAVAVELAQAWRSLGAEVTLAQRGKGLLSRAEPFAGEQVAQALRDAGVQVRLGVEATRVQRPGGKGEVTVTLSNGEEVRADEILVAMGRVPRTDGLGLETVGLQGGKPVAVDDQLRAKGVEGGWLYACGDVNGRNLLTHMGKYQARMVGDVIAGKQAKAWADAKATPQVVFTHPQVASVGLTEAKAREAGIPVRTVEKHLQDVSGTSLMGKGLTGTVKWVVDEKRRVLVGATFTGPEVGEMLHAATIAVAGEVPLDTLWHAVPSFPTMSEVWLKLMEDYGL from the coding sequence ATGGCGGATGCTTTCGACGTGGTGGTGATTGGCGCGGGGCCCGCGGGCGAGGTCGCCGGTGCACGCGCGGCGGAGGCCGGGCTGTCGGTGGCGTTGGTGGAGCACGAGCTGCTCGGCGGCGAGTGCTCGTACTGGGCCTGCATCCCCAGCAAGGCCCTGCTGCGCCCGGGTGACGCGCGGTGGCTCGCAGAACACGCCGCTGGCGTCCGCGAGACACTCAAGGGCCCCATCGACGCGCGCGCCGTGTTGGCCCAGCGCGACGCCATGGTGAGCCACTACAACGACGACTCCCAGGTGAAGTGGGCCGAGGACGCGAAGCTGAAGGTGATTCGCGGCACGGGCAAACTCACCGGCCCGCGCAAGGTGCGGGTGGAGAGCAAGGACGGCACCGTGCGCGAGCTGGAGGCCCGCAAGGCGGTGGTGCTGGCCACCGGCAGCCGACCCCGCATCCCCGATGTCCCCGGCCTGCGGGACGCGAAGCCCTGGGACAACCGTCAGGGCACCGGCGCCCAGCAGGTGCCCAAGCGGCTGGTGGTGCTGGGCGGCGGCGCGGTGGCGGTGGAGCTGGCCCAGGCCTGGCGCTCACTGGGCGCCGAGGTGACGCTGGCGCAGCGAGGAAAAGGCCTGCTGTCCCGCGCGGAGCCCTTCGCCGGTGAGCAGGTGGCCCAGGCCCTGCGTGACGCCGGCGTCCAGGTCCGGCTCGGCGTGGAGGCCACGCGCGTCCAGCGCCCCGGCGGCAAGGGCGAGGTGACGGTGACGCTGTCCAACGGCGAGGAGGTCCGCGCCGACGAAATCCTGGTGGCCATGGGCCGAGTACCCCGCACGGACGGATTGGGACTGGAGACGGTCGGGCTCCAGGGTGGCAAGCCGGTGGCGGTGGATGACCAGCTCCGCGCCAAGGGCGTGGAGGGCGGCTGGCTCTACGCCTGCGGCGACGTCAACGGCCGCAACCTCCTCACCCACATGGGCAAGTACCAGGCCCGCATGGTGGGGGACGTCATCGCGGGCAAGCAGGCCAAGGCCTGGGCGGACGCCAAAGCCACGCCCCAGGTCGTCTTCACCCATCCGCAAGTGGCCTCCGTGGGACTCACCGAGGCCAAGGCCCGCGAGGCGGGCATCCCGGTGCGCACGGTGGAGAAACACCTCCAGGATGTGTCCGGTACCTCATTGATGGGCAAGGGGCTCACCGGCACCGTGAAGTGGGTGGTGGATGAGAAGCGCCGGGTCCTCGTCGGCGCCACCTTCACCGGGCCCGAGGTGGGCGAGATGCTCCACGCGGCCACCATCGCCGTCGCGGGGGAGGTGCCGCTCGACACGCTCTGGCACGCGGTGCCTTCGTTCCCCACCATGAGCGAGGTGTGGTTGAAGCTGATGGAGGACTACGGCCTGTAG
- a CDS encoding PD40 domain-containing protein — MTTMTGNRRFLGAVLAVGMLGGCEPLDDGGGGGIGDVLFTRGFAFVRDNDRNVFVVDDDGDANSPQRLTTVGGAYWPSVSRNGRSVVFVQRSGGDTALLTVPTSGGAPSTLFRSNDPTCARGCANFRTPTFSPDGRSVVFVFSPGNSSQTALARINTDGSGFQELTPNNVIAYGAPSFVPNGSAVVAGAGSGLNQLDQIAYVPLNGGTITYSFLSAGVQFVENRVAVSSSGAQVALDGRLTSGGTRIFVGQLSGSNVGALQRVTNSGPGSEESWPTWTGASQLGFLVSAGGSDTGIYRASVGAGSTGSVSLAVPSAAEPSYGPF, encoded by the coding sequence GTGACGACGATGACGGGCAACAGGCGGTTTCTCGGGGCGGTCTTGGCGGTGGGGATGCTGGGCGGGTGCGAGCCCCTGGACGACGGTGGCGGTGGTGGCATCGGGGACGTGCTGTTCACCCGGGGCTTCGCCTTCGTGCGAGACAACGACCGCAACGTCTTCGTGGTGGACGATGACGGCGACGCCAACAGCCCCCAGCGGCTCACCACCGTGGGCGGCGCGTACTGGCCCTCCGTGTCGCGCAATGGCCGCAGCGTGGTGTTCGTCCAGCGCAGCGGCGGCGACACGGCGCTGCTGACGGTGCCCACCTCGGGCGGCGCGCCCTCCACGCTGTTCCGCTCGAACGACCCGACGTGCGCGCGCGGCTGCGCCAACTTCCGCACGCCCACCTTCAGCCCGGACGGCCGCAGCGTCGTCTTCGTCTTCTCGCCGGGCAACAGCTCCCAGACGGCGCTGGCGCGCATCAACACGGACGGCAGTGGCTTCCAGGAGCTCACGCCCAACAACGTCATCGCCTACGGCGCGCCTTCGTTCGTGCCCAACGGCAGCGCGGTGGTGGCGGGCGCGGGCAGCGGCCTCAATCAACTGGACCAGATTGCCTACGTTCCGCTCAACGGCGGCACCATCACCTACAGCTTCCTGAGCGCGGGCGTGCAGTTCGTGGAGAACCGCGTGGCGGTGTCGTCCAGCGGCGCCCAGGTGGCGTTGGACGGGCGGCTGACGTCGGGTGGCACGCGCATCTTCGTCGGGCAGCTCTCGGGCTCCAACGTGGGGGCGCTCCAGCGCGTCACCAACAGCGGGCCGGGCTCCGAGGAGTCGTGGCCGACGTGGACGGGCGCCAGCCAGCTTGGCTTCCTCGTCAGCGCGGGCGGCAGCGACACGGGCATCTACCGCGCGAGCGTGGGCGCGGGCTCCACCGGCTCGGTGTCGCTCGCGGTGCCCAGCGCGGCCGAGCCGTCGTACGGGCCCTTCTGA
- a CDS encoding glycosyltransferase family 87 protein — protein MLLVLAVAAVAVGQHPRRGVDFRVYLMAAERFLEGTDIYRLSDGTMPFKYAPITAPLFLPFTLLPARAAVALWNLCSIAALVLVARLTTRALPGKGEATPWTWAPVLTTLALLPAFTYELFYGQVDAVILLLILLSTRGAERGQVWRPGVAFAIAFLLKPPRRSSDSSFCGAATGACWAPPPWWAPC, from the coding sequence GTGCTGCTCGTGCTCGCGGTGGCCGCCGTCGCCGTGGGCCAGCACCCTCGCCGGGGCGTGGACTTCCGCGTCTACCTCATGGCCGCGGAGCGCTTCCTCGAGGGCACGGACATCTACCGCCTGTCCGACGGCACCATGCCGTTCAAGTACGCGCCCATCACCGCGCCCCTCTTCCTCCCCTTCACCCTGCTGCCCGCGCGCGCCGCCGTCGCGCTGTGGAACCTTTGCTCCATCGCCGCGCTCGTCCTGGTGGCCCGGCTCACCACCCGCGCCCTCCCCGGAAAGGGAGAAGCCACGCCCTGGACTTGGGCCCCCGTCCTGACGACGCTGGCCCTGCTGCCGGCCTTCACCTACGAGCTGTTCTATGGACAGGTGGACGCCGTCATCCTCCTCCTCATCCTCCTCTCCACGCGCGGCGCCGAGCGCGGACAGGTGTGGCGCCCCGGGGTGGCCTTCGCCATCGCCTTCCTCCTCAAGCCCCCGCGGCGCTCGTCGGACTCTTCTTTCTGTGGCGCCGCCACTGGCGCGTGCTGGGCGCCACCGCCGTGGTGGGCGCCGTGCTGA
- a CDS encoding RtcB family protein codes for MMPRVLPAVPGGRPILVWARALPPGAEKQLRYLAAQPYVVEHVAAMPDLHVASGIAVGTVFATDHHVVPGALGGDLGCGVSAWRFPLTEGLPGRDVLERVLARLAEVVPVGDAVHRGKGLPLPAALASPPLSTRKLCHAWERLAPRHLGTLGGGNHFLELDRDAEGALWLLLHTGSRGVGAAIADHHGRVARALGEGHLPALSLHTDEGAACLADTQWACRFARANRDTLAARALAVLEDALGVAAEPGSAVDVHHNHVAREVHAGREVWVHRKGAVGLQAGERGLIPGSMGTASYVVEGLGEPRAFGSCSHGAGRVLTRTEARARIRPAALEQALRRVVYERGRTAALVEEAPAAYRDITEVLEDEADLVRPLVRLTPLAVLKG; via the coding sequence ATGATGCCTCGCGTCCTTCCCGCCGTGCCCGGGGGCCGGCCCATCCTCGTCTGGGCCCGCGCGCTGCCGCCGGGCGCGGAGAAGCAGTTGCGGTACCTCGCCGCCCAGCCCTACGTGGTGGAGCACGTCGCCGCCATGCCGGACCTCCACGTCGCCTCGGGCATCGCCGTGGGCACCGTCTTCGCCACGGACCACCACGTGGTGCCGGGGGCGCTGGGGGGCGACCTGGGCTGCGGCGTGAGCGCCTGGCGTTTCCCGCTCACCGAAGGGCTGCCCGGCCGCGACGTGTTGGAGCGCGTGTTGGCGCGGCTGGCGGAGGTGGTGCCCGTGGGCGACGCGGTCCACCGGGGAAAGGGGCTGCCGCTGCCCGCCGCGCTGGCGTCGCCACCCCTGTCCACCCGGAAGCTGTGCCACGCCTGGGAGCGGCTGGCGCCCAGGCACCTGGGGACGCTCGGGGGTGGCAACCACTTCCTCGAGCTGGACCGGGACGCGGAGGGCGCCCTCTGGCTCCTCTTGCATACCGGCTCCCGGGGCGTGGGCGCGGCCATCGCGGACCACCACGGCCGCGTGGCGCGGGCGCTCGGGGAGGGGCACCTGCCCGCCCTGAGCCTCCACACCGACGAGGGCGCCGCCTGCCTCGCGGACACACAGTGGGCCTGCCGCTTCGCCCGGGCGAACCGGGACACCCTCGCCGCGCGGGCGTTGGCGGTCCTGGAAGACGCGTTGGGCGTGGCCGCCGAGCCCGGCTCCGCCGTGGACGTCCACCACAACCACGTGGCCCGGGAGGTCCACGCGGGCCGCGAGGTGTGGGTCCACCGCAAGGGCGCCGTCGGGCTCCAGGCCGGCGAGCGAGGGCTCATCCCCGGCTCCATGGGCACGGCGTCGTACGTCGTGGAAGGACTGGGGGAGCCGCGAGCCTTCGGCTCCTGCTCGCATGGCGCCGGGCGCGTCCTCACGCGGACGGAGGCGCGAGCCCGCATCCGCCCGGCGGCGTTGGAGCAGGCGCTGCGACGCGTGGTGTATGAGCGGGGGCGCACCGCCGCGCTGGTGGAGGAGGCCCCCGCCGCCTACCGCGACATCACCGAGGTGCTGGAGGACGAGGCGGACCTGGTCCGGCCGTTGGTGCGCCTCACGCCGCTCGCCGTCCTGAAGGGCTGA
- a CDS encoding ribosome-binding factor A — MSSSRNRRQPAARHLRVQSHLSQEVARTFRGELSDPMLEGVALTSFELAPDGRLVRIGYTVTPEVESAGLRPVQQALDRASGYLRSQLAEHLDLKRAPQLRFIFIGVSAQVPGAAEGES, encoded by the coding sequence ATGTCTTCTTCCAGGAATCGCCGTCAACCGGCCGCGCGCCATCTGCGCGTGCAGTCCCATTTGTCTCAAGAAGTGGCCCGCACCTTCCGAGGTGAGCTGTCCGACCCGATGCTCGAAGGCGTCGCGCTGACGTCCTTCGAGCTGGCGCCGGATGGCCGCCTCGTCCGCATTGGCTACACCGTCACGCCGGAGGTCGAATCCGCCGGCCTGCGTCCCGTGCAACAGGCGTTGGACCGCGCCAGCGGCTACCTGCGCTCGCAGCTCGCGGAGCACCTCGACCTCAAGCGCGCGCCGCAGTTGCGCTTCATCTTCATCGGCGTCTCGGCGCAGGTCCCCGGCGCGGCGGAGGGCGAGTCATGA
- a CDS encoding non-proteolytic archaemetzincin-like protein, translating into MPQKTLLLVSVGSPPASLQRDLQDPLAAHMGVSVAVSKTVLQSPAYAFNKDRGQYHCNAIMRRLTPMLEAGQFAVMGITDVDLFVPDSPFVFGEADRESKTAVMSLNRLSQGATGDTLRRRAQVEVVHQAGHLLGLSYCEDPRCVMFFAQTPQDCDRKQLSLCNLCRNELQKLNR; encoded by the coding sequence ATGCCGCAGAAGACACTCCTTCTGGTCTCCGTGGGTAGCCCGCCCGCTTCGCTTCAGCGGGATTTGCAGGACCCGCTGGCGGCACACATGGGTGTCTCCGTCGCGGTGTCGAAGACGGTGCTCCAGTCGCCCGCCTACGCCTTCAACAAGGACCGTGGCCAGTACCACTGCAACGCCATCATGCGGCGGCTCACGCCCATGCTGGAGGCCGGCCAGTTCGCGGTGATGGGCATCACCGACGTGGACCTCTTCGTGCCCGACTCTCCCTTCGTCTTCGGCGAGGCGGACCGTGAGTCCAAGACGGCGGTGATGAGCCTCAACCGTCTGTCCCAGGGCGCCACCGGCGACACGCTCCGCCGCCGCGCGCAGGTGGAGGTGGTTCACCAGGCGGGGCACCTGCTCGGGTTGTCCTACTGCGAGGACCCGCGGTGCGTGATGTTCTTCGCCCAGACGCCGCAGGACTGCGACCGCAAGCAGCTCTCGCTCTGCAACCTCTGCCGCAACGAGCTTCAGAAGCTCAATCGCTGA